tttaatgtcgaatttttaaatttttctaacattttgaaTCAGAGgtgcattttcaatatttacgttgatttctttcagtttaaaattgattcatgtaatttttttcgtgaaatttataatttgtttcaatgCAATTATGTATGTTAAGATGTATGTTTTGTGTGACTTAATTTATAGACtagaaaaattgttattgattcaaaatttaatatttttcagagatgtttaaaaaaaaaaaaagagacagaacaggaaaaaaacaaaataagagatcttaaaaaaagaaaagagaaaaaaaaggcgaagaaaatatatctaaaaggGTCAAGCTATAAGAAGATAAGAAGTCAAGCTAATTCAATTTAGTTTCCgatcagtaaataaatttaattagtgctGATACTTAAGTATTTGCGTTATcttttgatagttttaaaaactaagttatATTTCGGTTTCCAAACTGTAGTGGCGTCATCTATTATTGTTTTGGGAAActagtttctttttcatatttgatcAAGCTTAGGAATTTTACCTTTAGAGTTAAGtcgaaaatttgataaaattgattGCGTGTAATGATTAATAAGATtcgaataacaattttttagacttaattttgaaaaatttatttcatttaaaagttaaaacgtTTATTACGAAAGGAACCATGTACTCAAATCAAAGAACATGGTTcccttcaattttttcttttccctttcCTCTAATTATTGCGAAGGCTAAAACAttgtataagaaaataaatcctTACAGTAGTAAGTTTTCTAAATGTAGTTCTATTGCAATTTGACAGTCTGAAAAAAGCGAAtcgaaattcatttaaatgtttggactatttctcaaacatttttttcattttattttttaatacaaagctgttttcatgaaaaagaaaaaaaattaaaaaaattttattacactttttaaatgcattaaatttatttaatcataaatataatgataCTTAAAATCAATGCTCcatttaaatgtgtaaaatatcacaaaataaatgatCGTTGTAGTTGCAATCCATAATAAATATTCGTTAAATGTTAAGGTTTATTTACATTATCTTTCCCCttagcttttttatattttcacaataCATCACAAGCTTGTCAAATTGCTACTCCAGCCTCATAcgtttaatattattcaaaaaatttgtatacaatttttttaacctttgttAAAAATCATCGATTTGGAAATGTGTGTACATTTCTGAGTACAGCACTAATACATAGCActgtattaaatattgtattctGTATGCGTGTTAATAAGTTTCCTTATATAACCGAAAATGGCAATAGGCTGAAATCGTCCTTTCTCATTATTGTGCCAATATATTCGGTCCAAAAAAAAACCATATAATGGGATCCTTAAATTAATCTGGAAATATTTGACTGTCATCaattcagaattaataaaagttaaagggAAGTTACCTGTGTTAACTACTTATTTGTCTCTTATTCAAGGgtatctttttttactttttttgttaacagAGATATTTAATCcacgtttttaaataatatctttaactatttttaataattatacaattatatttaacttaattcatTATTCCAGCTcttttttttggatatttttatttaaacttaaaataacaatctcattcaaaattataacttaaaactaaataagatgtacatttattatattaaaaagaaattctatggCATCaccttattttataacattttgcgataaaaatatttaacttccaATGACTAAACTGTAAATAGTTTACAATTAGTTTTTGATCaagttccttttatttttataatatatattatgagAAAGTGTGTGTATCAACTAAtacgattgaaaaaaattgaaatggtaAGGAAGCTGTCAACTAACTTTTGCCAAAttgctaattaatttctttgacgaaatttttttgactagTTTTCATGTGAATGAAGTTCCAATTATAGCTGAGAAAAAgtatttggttttaattttatcccAATGTCCTTTGCGGAGCCCTATATGtgataatggaataaaattttagttaaaaatgtttttagccttaattttgattaatttatctGGTACTCGTCAAAGCAATCATAGGGATTGGCAAGAGAGAGagcaatttgaatttaaatatcgatattttgctttgttttcatCGTCATTTGGTAtaagttttcgaaatttttttcaaaatgaaaattgcattttctttcttttttcttgaaaagtgcacataaaattgaaaatttatttttcaaaagtttctaaaattaaataaaaagagaatcaTCGAAATCACGccacaatgttttaaaatcatctaTTTGATGAAAATCATATTACAGTATTTTCAAAACATCCAGTGTCCACTGCAATCACATATATTAATGTGACAtgttaaaatgttcaaataaaaattattttcgttaatttaTAAGCTTACTGTAAGCAGTGTTatctatggaaaaaaatttgaacaaaaatccGACCCTCGTTGAGGATTAGTTCATGCCTTGCTACATGAATGTGcgaccagaattttatttatatctttttctgctataatttttctttaaaaattggttaGTCTAATTAAAGTTATCcaatagaaaaaatacaaactcttacttatattttagaaaaatagctAATTGTGTTTAATTGGTATATTATCAGTGTCTCAAGtaacagttaattaaaatagattgaCCTGTATAAAAAGAGAAATCGATAGTTCATAATTCTAATACAATGAGAAAAATACAAGAGCTATGAAATggtattttgatgaaattaatgtttattacatTACAATACAACACAAATTCACTAGTCatgcaaattaaaaagtgaaagaaaaacatttttaaaagagaatgcATCTTTGTGCATGTTTTCATGCAGCaagtttgaatataattttatagtaaataatgctgaagaaatttttccatttgctttttttacgctatgtttataaaaaatttacagttttatcatttttgaaattgtgaCTCGCAATAGTTTAATNNNNNNNNNNNNNNNNNNNNNNNNNNNNNNNNNNNNNNNNNNNNNNNNNNNNNNNNNNNNNNNNNNNNNNNNNNNNNNNNNNNNNNNNNNNNNNNNNNNNNNNNNNNNNNNNNNNNNNNNNNNNNNNNNNNNNNNNNNNNNNNNNNNNNNNNNNNNNNNNNNNNNNNNNNNNNNNNNNNNNNNNNNNNNNNNNNNNNNNNNNNNNNNNNNNNNNNNNNNNNNNNNNNNNNNNNNNNNNNNNNNNNNNNNNNNNNNNNNNNNNNNNNNNNNNNNNNNNNNNNNNNNNNNNNNNNNNNNNNNNNNNNNNNNNNNNNNNNNNNNNNNNNNNNNNNNNNNNNNNNNNNNNNNNNNNNNNNNNNNNNNNNNNNNNNNNNNNNNNNNNNNNNNNNNNNNNNNNNNNNNNNNNNNNNNNNNNNNNNNNNNNNNNNNNNNNNNNNNNNNNNNNNNNNNNNNNNNNNNNNNNNNNNNNNNNNNNNNNNNNNNNNNNNNNNNNNNNNNNNtagtgcgacgtaaattaacaacaacaacttaaactattaaaaattaattattcatcatttaaacatatttattggtataaaattaactttaaaaaactattcctTCAACATAAGTAGGAAATTAAATGGTatgtattatgcatattttaaacattttcattgaaacaaaaaatatacaataaaatttttattatatactataaaatttttaattttatttttttagatagttaaatacagaattaaaattatacgcggaaaatgtaactttttttttcaaaaaaaaaaaaaaaaaaaaaaaaaaaaaaaaaaaaaaaaaaaaaaaaaNAAAAGATTAACTTACCTTTTTAAGGGCCGCTAGAAAcgaattgttacaaaaaatattataaataaaataaatttcagagaaACATTTTACCAACctgatgaattttatttttagcatctGGTGTTGAGCAATTAAGTTTCCCAGGAATTTCGtccatgtaataaatttttactttccgAAAATTCACCTTTAAATATAAGGactattatacaaatataaaacaaatattatttttataaaaataatttacttgccGATTACTTCCGAAATACTTGTGCacaatttagtttcaataaaagagtaaattattatctgagctaataataattttagattagcTGATAAAGCGGGTGCATCCATGACACATCTTTTCCTAACCTCGCTAAGACTTACAGACTccttaattaattcttattacctcgaaatccaaattattttagttcagTTACAATGACTGACCTTGACAATTATTCGTctgaaattgataataattttttattaagtaatcgTTTACGATCTCTGAATGACAGATTCTAATTAGATTATtgtcataaattttatgttaatggCGATAATctgagaacaatttttatgtaacaaaagaATATGTCAGGAAATAATAAGCATGTTTTGGCTAATTATTTAACTGCAAAGGAAAGTTAAATGTGGATCTGAATATGCAAATAAACAGTgagtatgttttatttaaataataaaatcaaagatGCATCTACACTTTAACGCTTTTCTTTGTAGCTAGGCCCTTTTTTGTATCAATATCATTTTTAGTTCATTCAACATTTGGAACGATAACAAAAACACTACTATCTATGCTTATTGCAAAAGGCATTAGTATCTTAAATTATGCTGATTGTTCGTAATCATagcccttaatattaatttttataaaccacgagaaaaagaaagtaaatgatTAGTGAAGAAACAACGCAGTTTAGAAAATGTTTATCTCAAATTTatgcttaaagaaaaattttatctgaaccTGACGAACCATTAACGAGAAAGGCGATACTCAAAAAGTCAAAACCCATTTAGTTGTCAGAAGAAACTAAAAAGGGGAAAAGACTTTATTGAAAACAACTTCAAAATTTGATGTTCAATTACGTTCTTCTCAGTAGTAATTCGACAGAATTCGATAACGTTTTCGTTTTTCACCACTTATATTATTTCGTGCCCctattttgtatacttttttcatGTCAATTTTCGCCATATTACAGAAAACCTTGTTTACTAATAATatgatatctaaaatttttctagaattctgaaaaatactTACTCTTTTGTCCAGTGGCACTTTATTGTTGTTGTCAGATAAAATTCGCACCAATAAGGGCAAATCTTTGGCGTATCGACACATTGGTCCTGTGCTAATGAAATCATCCAATAAGGCGTCTTCGTCTGCATCTTCCGGGTAGCAGCCCCCGTTTGATATATAATCTATTCAACCAAAAGAATTCGTTGAAATGTTAGGTTGCAATCAAACAATTGAGAAAGCTGACAAAACATCTAAACTTCATGTCAACTTAATTtcgtattgttttatttaattttatgaccgTCGGCGAAAAGCTGACCAAATTGTTTGAGTTttcgactaccaatgttcaattcaaTAGCCTTGTACTCGTAATTTTGTAGACCAGAAGACGAGGAAACTCTTGGATTAAATATTGGGAGCAATTTGTCTTTGCAGAGGACTCTTTGATAGaactgatggaactaacccgcatttgagatgcatagagaggaaaaccacaaaaaaccccatggttagcctgatggcaaggggactctaacgcatgatctgcataccactgaggatatcgTAATTCAGCATTGTGATCCGTGTGAGTCCGTGAGCCTCCACAGTTCAAATTATTCGTATTGTTGTGAAAGTTAAATAGAGTAtgtattgtgtttttaaaatataacaattcaatattttgaaatttggataAAGAATGGGTCTGTTTCGTGAAGTGGAGCTTTTGGAGATCACTCCAAAATTCTTCAACTTTTAAGAAGTTCATCGTTTAACGGTAAAAGTTTGTTAATCGCTTAACTGTTGATTTTTCGTTTGAttcaattaatgaattttacgtGCCAtcattaatctttttgtttataataattcttttatcaatattttagaaatttgtttaaaaaaattaaactgcaatgaaaacagttaaaatcttaaagaaaagtaaaatacaattcCCGATTTTTACAAACTTGGGGAACATTTCTACTACAAATAATTTGACAATAGATGtgagaaaacataaaattaagatacttTAGACATGTTCAAATTTAAGTACATCTAAGTACATGTTCAAATACGCATGAGCAGCTCGTCTACAACAGGATAGCCTCTCTAGAGGCGTgcattaacaatttattgaattattaatttttatgatgtgCTCTCTTCCTTACTTCCAAGTTTGTTGGCAGAGTTCAGAAACACCCAATATATTAAGAGCTATAGTGAACTATGTCCCTGAAACTAACATGAGAGAACTAAATTCATAAATCTAATAGACTCAAATCGCAAAAGGATTCTTTTCATGTTAATAACAACATTTAtctcaaaactattatttatagaCTTGATTCATTTTAGCTCTGATTACTTCAAATAGGAACAACGCATTTTAATGGGCAATTGTTATAGCCAATCCATCTACATTTGCCGCCGGCTTTTTTATACACTACCAAATTATGATGACGCGAACTgaagtataaatatttgaaaaacacgTTTAAGGagataaactttttataataattgggtacttgcaactctaGAAAAAGTGAAGTGATTGATCTGATTTAATATGATTTGAATCACCTGATGCTCGATCAGgcgatttaaatcagatttaattggatacctgtaagagACGTCATGCGcgtgtgtcgaacctgattggcttctgaatcgacaaatgccacgatttaccAACGATGGTGTAACTTGTTGGTgtccaattattttaaactaatttataagtTGAAACTTAAGTTCATAATAATAAGATACTCACTTCGGGAAGGCTTATGCCCAAAAATTCCACAAAATGATGATGGCATTCGTATGCTACCAGCCATGTCGTTTCCGATACCAATAACAGCAGCAGCAGATGTTATTATAGCTGCTTCCCCACCTGAAAAATTATGACATATTTGGCATGTTTAGTGAATAAAAAGCCAATCGCTGTTTCATACAATTTACTTAATCTAACCGAAAAGTATTGTCTTAATTGGCTTGGCATTGTTGCCATTTTTCACGCTTTTTGTTTAAGGTACTTTCTATTGGTAGCGATGTAACAGTTGAATTTGCAATTTGAGGCAGAAATTGTCTTACAttctcaaataattaatatttcttaaaattggaTAAGGATTTggatgcatttatttataatatttatgagtagtggtagtaaaaataattcgacttttctaaataaaatataaatattaaaggtatatattttattactagtttaagtacaaaaagaaaatctcaAAAGAATCTGAAGAAAATCAATCAAAAGATTCGGCAGCTATGGTTCAGACACTTGCCCCATTGTGTTAATAGTTGCGCAATGTCATGCTCGCAAAAACCATTGACTATAGTTTGAATAAGCTTTGCATCCACATCTTGATTTCTTCGTTTGTTTGAAACCGTAGTCCTTTTTTGAGCTGATGGAAAATATAAGACACATCAAAATAGATCTGGACTATAGGGCTTAGGATCAGCATTTGAGTTTCTGCCGAAGTTCATTGGTTATATTTGCTTTTTGCAATCTAGCATCATCATGCAAAAGAATGTGTTCAACTAGACGTTAATGATGATATTTCGATTTCGTTGCCTTTATGagctttgttaaaattttcaaataatacttaGTTTTATAGCTACTAGAAACTAAAATAGATAATCTTTTTGAGAATCTCACCATCATTGTGCGTTCTTTTTAGAAACGGAACAATTATATATTACTCAAATTTcctcattttgttttcttatgcTATTATATGGATTCAGTGCAAtaaggtttacattaaaatttatagaattattaCTTCGTTTTTGAACTATTACGTCGAATTGAACTTCGGTTTTTGTGTTATCATATGGATTTTGTAAAACgaattttgcatgaaaaaaaaatatagattactGATTGAACATCCTCCAACTGTTCTTGTgttatcatattaattttgttaaacgactttgcataaaaaaattatggtttactaCCCTGAATTTCCTCTAACTGTTCCCTTATTATCATGTGGATTTAGTAAAACGAGTTTTGACAAAACAGTTATGGATAACTCCCTGAACTAACTCCAATTGCTCTTGTGTTATCATACGGATTTAGTAAATCGAGTTTTGcgtgaaaaaaatatggattacTACTTGAACTTCCTCCAACTGTTCTTGTgttatcatattaattttgtaaaacgacttttgcataaaaaatatggattacTACCCTGAATTTTCTCTAACTGTTCTTTTATTATCATATGGATTTAGTAAAACGAATTTTGCCAAAGCAGTTATGGATTACTCCCTGAACTTCCTCCAACTGCTCTTGTGTTATCATACGGATTTAGTTGAACGAGTTTTGcgtgaaaaaaatatggattacTACTTGGACTTGCTCCAACTGTTCTTGTgttatcatattaattttgtaaaacgactttgcataaaaaaattatggattacTACCCTGAATTTCCTCTAACTGCTCTTTTATTATCATACGGATTCAGTAGAACGAGTTTTACCAAAACAGTTATGGATTACTCCTTGAGCTTTCTCCAACTGTTCTTGTGTTATCATACGGATTGAGTAAAACgagttttgcataaaaaaattatggattacTACCCTGAATTTCCTCTAACTGTTCTTTTATTATCATACGGATTCAGTAGAACGAGTTTTACCAAAACAGTTATGGATTACTCCTTGAGTTTTCTCCAACTGCTCTTGTGTTATCATACGGATTGAGTAAAGCgagttttgcataaaaaaattatggattacTACCTGAACTTCCCCCAACTGTTCTTGTGTTATCATATGGATTTTTAGACATGCCAAAGACAAGGTTTGCACTCTCCCACCACAATAACGTTTCTGGAACGTTTGTAACAGTCACAGGTATTGCTCCAGCTTTTCTATATAGTGCTGTAGTATCGGCATCTTGTGCAGCAACTGCATTTTTCGATTTATAATAACCACAAGTTTGGGCCATtcctaaagataaaaaaaaaatctccacaataaaacaaaattttaaagatttattttgaaaatctggtttattttacttattcttaTCATTTTCATTGCTTCTTATCATTTGCTACATACTTTAAAGTATCTTTATTAGTTAATACagattttagtgaaaataatatctcaaaatatttttttttttataatgaagtaCCAATAAAGATAagtattaattcaataaaactgTATCatccaaaatgtaaaatttaggtctacttttttttaacagaaaataataaaaatcatcaataatcataattaatgtaATAGCTATTNgcaggaaaaactgttgccatgaatgggtgaacctgatttgcaactatgttcaagtagcttacagacgtcagggattgttctatgaggattatgggtcctaatgttcCCCATGAAAGCATTGTTCCTCAACGAGAAACCATGAAGACCTGGaagagcccattgttatagatggagggtgatcaaaatgtaatggctcttcggtgtatatatagtATTTAGAAGATAAAAGATAATACATATGCTTAAGGTACCTTTGACTCCTATAGCTTCTTTGCACGTAAAAGGTACTCCGAGTAGCGGTGTATCTCTCTCAATATCATCCAgacgcttttcatttttatccaaaaagaTATCGATATTTCTTGCATCTTTCAGTGCATCTTCATATCTCTCGTCACAAGCTGCATTAATAAAAGGATGTACCTCCCGGGATCTTTCCACGTAAGCTTTCATTACATCCTCACATTTCACCTGCATTGAAACACTTTACTTATTATACTTTTTCAAGTTTGTGTACTGACTTACGGTCACGAGAAAAACTATCTCAGGGATCCTTATccaagaaaaagaataaaaaaattgggaacaaaagcatttaatttcgGAAGGAGTAAAAAAgatcttattaattaattaatatgctatatatgcaaaataattattgtcttattaattaatataccataaatacaaaattgtttcaTCCATGAATCcagctattaattaaaatttataggaaTTTGGATTGAATTGGCTTCATATGGCGCGGAGCGACTATTCACGCAGGGTTGGGGGTGAAAAAGGgcgactgaaaaaaaaaatgtggcgattaaaaaattaaaaacatttacaaagaaTCTTTTTGATTTAACTATGAATCATTTGAAATGAAAGTCATAGTTGTAGTTGcaattgaacatttaaaaagattctgaataaataaaaatgaattgagtt
The Parasteatoda tepidariorum isolate YZ-2023 chromosome 9, CAS_Ptep_4.0, whole genome shotgun sequence genome window above contains:
- the LOC122271591 gene encoding fatty-acid amide hydrolase 2, with the translated sequence MAFERIVARSIGHILRIILTFTRPLSDKILSILYRIFMGPTKPLPPIRNPLLLYTASELAEKIRSRQVKCEDVMKAYVERSREVHPFINAACDERYEDALKDARNIDIFLDKNEKRLDDIERDTPLLGVPFTCKEAIGVKGMAQTCGYYKSKNAVAAQDADTTALYRKAGAIPVTVTNVPETLLWWESANLVFGMSKNPYDNTRTVGGSSGGEAAIITSAAAVIGIGNDMAGSIRMPSSFCGIFGHKPSRNYISNGGCYPEDADEDALLDDFISTGPMCRYAKDLPLLVRILSDNNNKVPLDKRVNFRKVKIYYMDEIPGKLNCSTPDAKNKIHQVGKMFL